Proteins encoded together in one Shewanella acanthi window:
- a CDS encoding TetR family transcriptional regulator codes for MAKRSRVQTEQTINQIMDEALKQILSIGFESMSYTTLSEATGISRTGISHHFPRKNDFLVRLDARIGAMFVAALDFSSLEMLETTWMQAMQDEQYRAVLRLFFSLCGGANNEITLFRAVITARQQAIQELGLAGESKINDLLGRSAVMLLSNFEMAKAA; via the coding sequence ATGGCGAAGCGTTCGCGTGTTCAAACTGAACAAACCATCAATCAGATCATGGACGAAGCTCTGAAACAAATTCTGAGCATTGGTTTTGAAAGTATGTCCTATACCACTTTATCTGAGGCGACAGGGATAAGCCGTACTGGCATTAGTCATCATTTCCCCCGCAAGAATGATTTTCTTGTGCGTCTTGATGCCCGCATTGGCGCAATGTTCGTTGCTGCATTAGATTTTTCTAGCCTAGAAATGCTGGAAACCACATGGATGCAAGCTATGCAGGATGAACAATATCGTGCTGTACTGAGACTGTTCTTCAGTTTGTGTGGTGGTGCCAATAATGAAATTACCCTCTTCAGAGCGGTAATTACGGCACGTCAGCAAGCAATCCAAGAGTTGGGTTTAGCTGGTGAGAGCAAGATTAATGATTTACTCGGCCGAAGCGCTGTGATGTTGTTATCCAATTTTGAGATGGCCAAAGCCGCCTGA
- the pntB gene encoding Re/Si-specific NAD(P)(+) transhydrogenase subunit beta produces the protein MSQGLVTAAYIIAAVLFIFSLAGLSKQETAKHGNLFGITGMAIALLATIFNPDTNGVAWIIVAMVIGGAIGVFLARKVEMTEMPELVAVLHSFVGMAAVLVGFNSFIDLHPEQVSQVVVAVGGDINSTLAAVHDALSEAAKAADKAHLTGAMLNIHLVEVFLGIFIGAVTFTGSIVAFGKLRGLISSKPLMLPHRHKLNLVAVLVSLALLVYFVQTGGTMPALLLMTMIAFAFGWHLVASIGGADMPVVVSMLNSYSGWAAAAAGFMLSNDLLIVTGALVGSSGAILSYIMCKAMNRSFISVIAGGFGSDGVASTGDEEMGEYRETNAEDVADMLKNATSVIITPGYGMAVAQAQYPVAEITQKLRDRGVKVRFGIHPVAGRLPGHMNVLLAEAKVPYDIVLEMDEINEDFSDTDVVLVIGANDTVNPAAMEDPGSPIAGMPVLEVWKAHSVIGFKRSMNTGYAGVQNPLFFKENTQMLFGDAKASVEAILKAL, from the coding sequence GTGTCTCAAGGACTGGTAACAGCAGCTTACATTATTGCCGCCGTGCTCTTTATCTTCAGTCTCGCTGGATTGTCGAAACAGGAAACGGCCAAACACGGCAATTTATTCGGTATCACGGGTATGGCCATTGCCCTGCTCGCGACCATTTTTAACCCCGACACCAACGGCGTCGCTTGGATTATCGTTGCCATGGTGATAGGTGGTGCCATTGGTGTGTTCCTCGCTCGCAAAGTTGAAATGACGGAAATGCCAGAACTGGTTGCCGTACTGCACAGCTTCGTAGGTATGGCCGCCGTATTGGTGGGTTTCAACAGCTTTATCGATTTACACCCCGAGCAAGTTTCACAGGTGGTTGTAGCCGTTGGAGGCGACATTAACTCCACCTTAGCGGCTGTGCACGATGCACTAAGCGAAGCGGCCAAGGCCGCCGACAAAGCTCACCTCACGGGCGCAATGCTTAACATTCACTTAGTCGAAGTGTTCCTCGGGATCTTTATCGGTGCGGTCACCTTCACAGGCTCTATAGTGGCCTTTGGTAAACTGCGCGGATTGATTTCCTCAAAACCTTTGATGCTGCCACATCGCCATAAACTTAACCTCGTTGCAGTGTTAGTGTCTTTGGCTCTGCTGGTGTACTTCGTACAAACTGGCGGCACTATGCCAGCCCTGCTACTGATGACCATGATTGCCTTCGCCTTTGGCTGGCATTTAGTGGCCTCAATCGGCGGCGCTGATATGCCAGTGGTCGTGTCAATGCTGAACTCCTACTCGGGTTGGGCAGCGGCAGCAGCGGGCTTTATGCTATCAAACGATTTGCTTATCGTAACCGGCGCACTGGTGGGCTCATCGGGTGCAATTCTGTCTTACATCATGTGTAAGGCAATGAACCGCTCGTTTATCTCTGTTATCGCAGGTGGCTTTGGTAGCGACGGTGTAGCCTCAACTGGCGATGAAGAAATGGGCGAATACCGTGAGACCAACGCCGAAGATGTGGCTGATATGCTGAAAAACGCCACTTCAGTCATCATCACTCCAGGTTATGGTATGGCGGTAGCACAGGCGCAATATCCTGTAGCTGAAATCACCCAAAAGCTTCGTGATCGCGGCGTCAAAGTCCGCTTTGGTATTCACCCTGTTGCGGGTCGTCTGCCGGGTCATATGAACGTATTGCTGGCAGAAGCCAAAGTACCCTACGATATCGTGCTCGAAATGGACGAGATCAACGAAGACTTTAGCGATACCGATGTCGTGCTGGTGATTGGCGCCAACGATACGGTTAACCCGGCGGCGATGGAAGATCCGGGCAGCCCAATTGCGGGTATGCCAGTACTCGAAGTCTGGAAAGCGCATAGCGTCATCGGCTTTAAACGCTCAATGAACACGGGTTATGCAGGGGTACAAAACCCACTGTTCTTTAAAGAAAATACCCAAATGCTGTTCGGCGATGCTAAAGCCAGTGTGGAAGCGATTTTAAAGGCACTTTAA
- a CDS encoding Re/Si-specific NAD(P)(+) transhydrogenase subunit alpha codes for MQIGIPRESLVGETRVAATPATVEQLKKLGFEVAVESNAGLLSSFDDAAYVAAGASITPEVWQADLIFKVNAPTDAEIEQIKEGATLISFIWPAQNPALIETLSKRNINVMAMDMVPRISRAQSLDALSSMANIGGYRAVVEAAHHFGRFFTGQITAAGKVPPAKVLVIGAGVAGLAAIGTAGSLGAIVRAFDTRLEVAEQIESMGGQFLKLDFTNEDGSSSDGYAKTMSEEFIAAEMALFAEQAKEVDIIITTALIPGRPAPKLITKEMVDSMKSGSVIVDMAAQAGGNCEYTQPSELFVTDNGVKVIGFTDLPGRLPAQSSQLYGTNLVNLMKLMCKEKNGIASINFDDVVMRNMTVVKEGEVTFPPPAISVSAAPAKPAAKVEAKKAEAKPPSKLKYILAALGAAGFAAVASVAPAEFLSHFTVFILSCVVGYYVVWNVSHSLHTPLMSVTNAISGIIVVGALLQIGQGSTLVTVLAFIAVLIASINIFGGFTVTQRMLKMFRKD; via the coding sequence ATGCAGATTGGAATACCGAGAGAGAGTCTCGTCGGTGAGACTCGGGTCGCCGCGACCCCAGCCACCGTCGAACAACTTAAAAAACTCGGCTTTGAAGTTGCCGTTGAGTCAAATGCGGGTCTGCTATCAAGTTTCGATGATGCCGCCTATGTCGCGGCCGGAGCGAGTATCACACCCGAGGTTTGGCAAGCGGATTTGATTTTTAAAGTCAACGCCCCCACAGACGCCGAAATTGAGCAAATTAAAGAAGGCGCAACCCTTATTAGTTTTATCTGGCCGGCACAAAATCCGGCGTTGATTGAGACACTGTCAAAACGCAATATTAATGTGATGGCCATGGACATGGTGCCGCGTATTTCCCGCGCCCAGTCTTTAGATGCGCTTTCATCGATGGCTAACATCGGCGGTTATCGCGCTGTGGTTGAGGCCGCGCATCACTTTGGCCGTTTCTTTACCGGCCAAATTACCGCCGCAGGTAAAGTACCACCGGCAAAAGTACTCGTGATTGGTGCTGGCGTCGCCGGCCTTGCTGCTATTGGCACTGCTGGATCATTAGGTGCCATTGTTCGCGCCTTCGATACCCGCCTAGAAGTGGCCGAGCAAATCGAATCCATGGGTGGTCAATTCTTAAAGCTTGATTTCACCAATGAAGATGGCAGTTCATCGGATGGATATGCCAAAACCATGTCCGAGGAATTTATTGCCGCCGAAATGGCGCTGTTTGCCGAGCAGGCCAAAGAAGTCGACATCATTATTACCACGGCGCTTATTCCAGGTCGTCCTGCGCCTAAGCTTATTACCAAGGAAATGGTTGATAGCATGAAGAGCGGCTCTGTGATCGTCGATATGGCGGCGCAAGCTGGCGGAAACTGTGAATACACTCAGCCAAGCGAACTGTTTGTCACCGACAACGGTGTTAAGGTGATTGGCTTTACCGACCTTCCAGGCCGTTTACCTGCGCAGTCTTCTCAGCTCTATGGCACTAACCTCGTCAACCTGATGAAGTTAATGTGCAAAGAGAAAAACGGCATTGCCAGCATCAATTTTGATGATGTGGTGATGCGTAATATGACAGTAGTTAAAGAAGGCGAAGTCACCTTCCCGCCACCAGCGATTTCAGTTTCGGCAGCACCTGCTAAACCTGCCGCTAAGGTCGAAGCAAAAAAAGCGGAAGCGAAACCACCATCGAAACTCAAATATATCCTTGCCGCACTTGGGGCCGCAGGATTTGCCGCCGTGGCTTCGGTCGCGCCAGCAGAGTTTTTATCCCACTTTACGGTATTTATCCTGTCTTGCGTAGTTGGCTATTACGTGGTGTGGAACGTGTCCCACTCACTGCATACGCCATTGATGTCAGTGACTAACGCAATTTCAGGCATTATCGTGGTCGGCGCACTATTGCAGATTGGTCAAGGGTCTACCTTGGTCACTGTACTGGCATTTATTGCCGTGCTGATCGCCAGTATTAACATCTTTGGCGGTTTCACCGTCACTCAGCGCATGCTGAAGATGTTCCGTAAAGATTAA
- a CDS encoding assimilatory sulfite reductase (NADPH) flavoprotein subunit, with translation MSLTELSSLASPLSQPQVEKLKQLTAELNPVQLAWVSGYLAATANAGLVPNASAVTGVAQTTGAQSVTILYGSQTGNGRGIAKALAEKATAQGYSVNLASMGEYNVRQLKQESVLLLVVSTHGEGEAPDDAIELHKFLASKRAPQLADLHYSVLALGDSSYEFFCQTGKDFDSRLQALGAKSLLPLVECDVDYEAAAGQWHADVLAAVKPLLGSQVISAQANSVTSATAESEFTKQNPYSAEVLISQKITGRDSDRDVRHVEIDLGESGLSYQAGDALGVWFNNSEVLVDEILNGLSLSADTQVTLGEQSLSLKQALIEKKELTQLYPGLVKAWAELSENAELLTLSEDKELVRQFILRHQFADLVAQYPVNESLDADKLLSVLRPLTPRLYSIASSQSEVDTEVHLTVALVEDERNGYARFGGASQFLAQAQEGTEVKIYVEPNKNFRLPEDAETPVIMIGPGTGVAPFRAFMQERVAQGIKGNSWLFFGNPHFEQDFLYQTEWQQYLKNGDLSRIDVAFSRDQDHKIYVQHRLKEQGQALWQWLQNGAHLYICGDAERMAKDVHQALLEVAVEFGGMTLEAAEEYFETLRSNKRYQKDVY, from the coding sequence ATGTCGTTAACTGAACTTTCATCTCTGGCTTCGCCGCTGTCGCAACCGCAGGTCGAAAAGCTAAAACAACTCACTGCTGAATTAAACCCTGTGCAACTGGCTTGGGTCAGTGGCTATTTGGCTGCAACTGCCAATGCTGGCTTGGTGCCAAATGCTAGTGCTGTGACTGGTGTCGCCCAAACGACTGGGGCGCAAAGTGTAACGATTCTCTATGGCAGCCAAACGGGTAACGGCCGCGGTATTGCTAAAGCCCTTGCAGAGAAAGCAACGGCTCAGGGGTATAGCGTGAACCTTGCTTCGATGGGCGAATATAATGTCCGCCAACTCAAACAGGAATCCGTATTACTGCTAGTGGTGAGCACCCACGGTGAAGGTGAGGCGCCTGACGATGCGATTGAATTACATAAGTTCTTAGCTTCTAAGCGCGCGCCGCAATTAGCGGACTTACATTATTCAGTGTTGGCGCTGGGGGATTCGAGCTACGAGTTTTTCTGCCAAACGGGTAAGGATTTTGATTCGCGCCTTCAAGCCCTTGGCGCTAAATCATTATTGCCGCTGGTTGAATGCGATGTGGACTATGAAGCCGCAGCGGGTCAGTGGCATGCGGATGTGTTAGCTGCGGTAAAACCGCTGTTAGGTTCACAGGTTATTAGTGCACAAGCCAATTCGGTAACGAGTGCGACGGCTGAAAGTGAATTTACCAAGCAAAACCCCTATAGCGCTGAGGTTTTAATTAGCCAAAAAATTACCGGTCGTGATTCAGACCGAGATGTTCGCCACGTTGAAATTGATTTAGGCGAATCGGGTTTAAGCTATCAAGCGGGTGATGCTCTCGGTGTTTGGTTTAATAACAGCGAAGTGTTAGTCGATGAAATCCTTAACGGACTGTCATTGAGTGCCGATACGCAGGTGACTCTTGGCGAGCAATCCTTAAGCCTTAAACAGGCTCTAATTGAGAAGAAAGAGCTGACCCAGTTATATCCCGGGCTGGTTAAAGCCTGGGCAGAACTCAGCGAAAATGCTGAGTTACTGACTTTAAGCGAAGATAAAGAGCTGGTGCGTCAGTTTATTTTGCGCCACCAATTTGCCGATTTAGTTGCTCAGTATCCGGTTAATGAAAGCCTTGATGCCGACAAGTTATTGAGTGTACTGCGCCCACTGACCCCAAGACTCTATTCGATAGCCTCAAGCCAAAGCGAAGTGGATACCGAAGTGCATTTAACGGTTGCACTAGTAGAAGATGAGCGTAATGGTTATGCCCGTTTTGGCGGCGCGTCACAATTCTTGGCTCAAGCGCAAGAGGGAACAGAAGTTAAGATTTACGTTGAGCCTAACAAGAATTTCCGCCTACCCGAAGATGCTGAAACGCCAGTGATTATGATTGGCCCTGGCACAGGTGTTGCGCCGTTTCGCGCCTTTATGCAGGAGCGCGTTGCCCAAGGTATCAAGGGCAATAGCTGGTTATTCTTCGGCAATCCACATTTCGAACAGGACTTTCTCTATCAAACTGAGTGGCAGCAATACCTCAAAAATGGCGATTTAAGTCGAATTGATGTGGCATTTTCGCGGGATCAGGACCATAAAATTTATGTGCAACATCGCCTAAAAGAGCAAGGACAAGCCCTGTGGCAATGGCTGCAAAATGGCGCACATCTCTATATTTGTGGAGATGCCGAACGTATGGCGAAGGATGTACACCAAGCCCTGTTAGAGGTTGCCGTTGAATTTGGTGGCATGACCTTGGAGGCCGCAGAGGAATATTTTGAAACCCTTCGCAGCAATAAACGTTACCAAAAAGACGTGTACTAA
- the cysI gene encoding assimilatory sulfite reductase (NADPH) hemoprotein subunit produces MSEQKLALNEYLKTDSDYLRGTIKEGLDSSVTGSFSDGDQQLIKFHGFYQQDDRDLRNERKEQKLEPLYSFMLRARVPGGVCTPKQWLGVDEIASTLTSSNSIRLTTRQTFQYHGIPKRNLKTIIQGLDREALDSIAACGDVNRNVMCNPNPVESKLHAQAYEVAKKLSDHLLPHTRAYAEIWLDEEKLLSTEDDAVEPVYGKTYLPRKFKMAVAVPPDNDVDVYTNDLGFIAVAEDGELVGFNLTAGGGMGSTHGEVETFPRLADDFGFIKTDDVMKFAEAVMTVQRDWGNRTNRKRSRLKYTIVDHGYEKFKAEVEARAGVKFEPKREVVIGDRGDRYGWVEGVDGKWHLTLFIESGRIKDVPGKSLQTGMREIAKIHKGDFRMTSNQNMIIAGVAPEDKATIEGLARKHGLLGQVLTQTRGHSIACVALPTCPLAMAEAERYFPEFIDHVDALQAKHGISDQAIVVRMTGCPNGCARPFAAEIGLVGKAPGRYNLYLGANFEGTRLNKMYRENIQEAEILSELDGLFGRYAVERNAGETFGNFTVRVGVVKEVIDAAKDFHG; encoded by the coding sequence ATGAGTGAGCAAAAGTTAGCCTTAAACGAATACCTAAAAACCGACAGTGATTATCTGCGTGGCACCATTAAGGAAGGCCTAGATTCTTCTGTTACGGGCAGTTTTAGCGATGGCGACCAGCAATTAATTAAATTCCACGGCTTCTATCAGCAGGATGACCGCGATCTGCGTAACGAGCGTAAAGAGCAGAAACTCGAGCCTTTATACAGCTTTATGCTGCGTGCCCGTGTGCCTGGTGGTGTGTGTACCCCTAAGCAATGGTTAGGTGTCGATGAAATTGCGTCGACTCTGACAAGCTCCAACAGCATTCGTTTAACCACGCGTCAGACGTTCCAATACCATGGTATTCCTAAGCGTAATTTAAAGACCATTATTCAAGGGCTTGATCGCGAAGCGCTGGATTCTATCGCGGCCTGCGGTGACGTAAACCGCAACGTAATGTGTAACCCGAATCCGGTTGAGTCTAAGCTGCATGCCCAAGCATACGAAGTGGCGAAAAAGCTGTCTGATCATCTGCTGCCGCACACCCGTGCCTACGCTGAAATCTGGTTAGATGAAGAAAAGCTGCTGTCGACCGAAGATGATGCCGTCGAACCTGTGTATGGTAAAACCTACCTGCCACGTAAGTTCAAAATGGCGGTGGCCGTGCCGCCTGACAACGACGTTGATGTTTACACCAACGACCTAGGCTTCATTGCTGTTGCCGAAGATGGCGAGCTGGTGGGCTTTAATCTCACCGCAGGCGGCGGCATGGGCTCAACCCATGGCGAGGTAGAAACCTTCCCACGTCTGGCCGATGACTTTGGTTTTATCAAAACCGATGATGTGATGAAGTTTGCTGAGGCTGTGATGACGGTTCAGCGCGACTGGGGTAACCGCACTAACCGTAAGCGTTCGCGGCTTAAGTACACCATTGTTGACCATGGTTATGAAAAGTTTAAAGCCGAAGTGGAAGCCCGCGCCGGAGTGAAGTTTGAGCCTAAGCGTGAGGTGGTCATTGGCGATCGTGGCGATCGTTATGGCTGGGTTGAAGGTGTCGATGGCAAATGGCATTTAACCCTATTTATCGAAAGCGGCCGTATTAAGGATGTGCCGGGTAAGAGTTTACAAACCGGTATGCGTGAAATCGCCAAGATCCACAAGGGCGATTTTAGAATGACTTCTAACCAGAATATGATTATTGCGGGTGTGGCGCCTGAGGATAAAGCAACGATCGAAGGTCTTGCCCGTAAACACGGATTACTTGGCCAAGTGCTGACACAAACCCGAGGTCATTCAATTGCTTGTGTGGCCCTGCCGACTTGCCCATTGGCAATGGCAGAAGCTGAGCGTTATTTCCCAGAGTTCATCGACCATGTGGACGCGCTGCAGGCAAAACACGGTATTAGCGATCAAGCCATTGTGGTGCGTATGACCGGCTGTCCAAACGGTTGCGCCCGTCCGTTTGCCGCTGAAATTGGCTTAGTGGGTAAGGCGCCTGGCCGTTACAACTTATACCTAGGTGCAAACTTTGAAGGTACACGCCTTAATAAAATGTACCGAGAGAACATTCAAGAAGCCGAGATCCTATCTGAACTCGATGGCTTGTTTGGCCGTTATGCAGTAGAGCGCAATGCAGGCGAAACCTTCGGTAACTTCACCGTTCGTGTGGGTGTTGTGAAAGAAGTTATTGATGCTGCTAAGGATTTTCATGGCTGA
- a CDS encoding phosphoadenylyl-sulfate reductase: MADLNEAQTASSLNPLKSVISSSELKALLTAPKEVQQAELERINQFLAGLTAQERVLWGLAYLPGNHALSSSFGIQAAVMLHLVSQVQSDIPVILTDTGYLFPETYQFIDELTERLALNLKIYQAPMTSAWQEARFGKLWEQGLEGLERYNRLNKVEPMQRALAELEVGTWFAGLRRSQASTREALPILAIHGTRFKLLPILEWTNKDVHLYLQQFDLPYHPLWEQGYVSVGDTHSSKPLELGMTEEETRFNGLKRECGLHYEI, translated from the coding sequence ATGGCTGATCTGAATGAAGCTCAAACTGCTTCTAGTTTAAATCCTCTTAAAAGCGTTATCAGTAGCAGCGAACTTAAGGCGCTGCTAACTGCGCCAAAAGAAGTGCAGCAGGCTGAGCTTGAGCGGATTAATCAGTTCCTCGCGGGGCTGACTGCGCAGGAGCGAGTGCTCTGGGGCTTAGCCTATCTGCCGGGTAATCACGCGCTGTCATCCAGTTTTGGGATCCAAGCTGCGGTGATGCTGCATTTAGTAAGCCAAGTGCAGTCGGATATTCCCGTTATCCTAACGGATACTGGCTACTTATTCCCTGAGACTTATCAGTTTATAGATGAGCTCACCGAGCGTTTAGCGCTGAATCTTAAGATTTACCAAGCGCCTATGACTTCTGCTTGGCAGGAGGCACGATTTGGTAAACTCTGGGAGCAGGGGCTTGAAGGGCTTGAGCGTTACAATCGGCTTAACAAAGTCGAACCGATGCAACGTGCACTTGCTGAATTAGAAGTGGGTACTTGGTTTGCAGGCCTTCGCCGCAGCCAAGCCAGTACCCGCGAAGCTTTACCGATTTTAGCAATCCATGGCACTCGGTTTAAATTGTTGCCCATCCTAGAATGGACGAATAAAGACGTACACCTCTATTTGCAGCAATTTGACTTGCCCTATCATCCCCTTTGGGAGCAAGGCTATGTTTCAGTAGGAGATACCCATTCGAGTAAACCACTTGAATTAGGGATGACCGAAGAGGAAACACGCTTTAATGGCCTCAAGCGAGAGTGCGGATTGCATTATGAAATTTAG